ATAACTACACATCAGTGTTGACTTAGAAGGAAATTAGATTCAGCTAGATATGTCAGTCCCTGGTGACTCGATAGGGAAAATCGAATCCCCCTCCTGCATGGAAATCTGTTAAATGGAGGCAACATCAGACTGAAGATGGAGACGGAGTGTAACGAGTTGACAGTTTTTTGTGATATCTGGTAACTCTGTGGGgacactgcagaaaaacaaataaaccatAAAATTCCTTATATATCCCAGATTTTAAAGAATTCAGTGAAACTGATCCTGAAAGGCAGACAAAAATACATGGAACGAGGTCAAACTGTATATTTCTGGCATACATTTTATCCTTTGAAGCAAATTTGTCTgcctgcatgttttttgttccaCAATAATTTTCCAGCCCTAGCAATGGTGGTGAAGCCTGACTCCTAACAAAGGTTTCCTGTTTGGCATGACATGTCTTAATTTTGGTTACAACTAGGGGTGTACCCTTGACCACAGCCCACAATGAGTCAACATTCAGCCATTAAAAGGTGGTGTGGGGAGAAATGTGTAATGAGACAACTGATGTCCATATAGCCAACAAAAAGGAACATGTTTGTGTGCCGCCACTGGAAACTCTTTGACaaactcctgtttttaactctgCAGACAATGAGtcagaaacaccagaaaacactTAGCAAGCATTTGTTGGGGCCCCCTCACATTTGGGTTTTTGTGCTCAACTTAACACTTAAATGCATTCTAAAGATTCAATAATTTATCCATAAAaccatatatgtatgtatatatgtttatgttttatttgataGTTAtgtacagagacaaacagatacTGGTACTATTTACAATATGAGTCATCAGCAATACAAGACAGAAtataaaaactgtatttacataAAGTACTTCAGGTCACACCACCTGGACATTCAAGATACTGATGCTTTCTGGTTTTTGTTACAAATGGCCAGCTGTAGTTTATTGCATGTGATGGAGCTGTTATAAAGGTGAGAAAAACAACTGTATGTGGTCAGGTTTTCCAGCTTATGATAAGTGACAGTAATTGAACACAGTTGTGACAGTAACACTTTTTTTTAGCAATCTGTAACACCTCCCCCAGGAGGAAACATTAATTCCTGGCTTGTATGGCCTCACACAAATAATTACCTTCCCTACAAATAATTAAAGCCAAATTTTATCTTTCTGAGAATACGTCTCATCAAAGATTGATCCGAGGAAGGGTGATTTGGTCCCATTACTACACAATTATATCCACTACTGTCCTAATCATCTCTTACCATTTCAATTATCCACATTGTCGCAAGACAATCAAGTGACTATCTCCAACAGACACCTTTATGCAAAGTCTATTTTTGAAAGCAGAATTTTATGCCAGAGTTTTCAGTGTAGAGGACAGGTTTGACCGTGTGGACTCAGAGGActcttttttcttattattccaCTGGTTGAGGACTTCCCGAACTTTTTTCCGGAAGTTCTTCCCTACGATGACGTAGAGGATGGGGTTGAGAACACTGTTAAAGAAGGCGAAGTAGGTGAAGACCTGGTTGCAGATGTCTAGGACATTTGTCAGGTGACACCCTTGCAGAATATTAGCTTGTAACAGCACGTCCAGTATGGTAATCATGTGGAATGGCACCCAGCAGATCAGGAATGCCAGGAGGACCACCAGCATCAGAGTTGTGgccctctgctctgttttctcagCATTGAACTTCTCTAATGCCTGGATCTTCAAAGCCTGAATAATCTTGATGGTGCAGAATAAGATGATTGAAATGGGGATGATGAAGCTAATAACAATCAACATCCCATTGCAGACATGTTCTACAGTACGGTTTGGGTAGTCCAGAAAGCATGCATGTATCCCATACTCAGGGAAGTGTTTGACTTTCCTGAAGATGAGCGTGGGGACAGTCAGGAGCAAGCCAAAACCCCACATCAGCAGGCAGCCCAGTTTGGCGTATTTTGGTCTGCGCATTCTGCCATAGGACATCGTATGCACCAGAGCCACATAGCGATCTATGCTAACCAGAACAAGGAAGTAGATGCTGGAATAGGCGTTCATCTTAATGCCCTGGTTGACGACTTTGCACAGGAACTGACCAAAAGGCCAGTTGAAATCATTGGCTATGTTGACGGCCCAGAAAGGCAAACAAGACACCAGAACAAGGTCAGCCGCAGCCAGGTTGCTCAAGTAGATCTCAGCCACGGTGCAGGGCTTCTTATGAAGGCAGAAAACCATCAGGACAAACACATTGAACACAATTCCCAGCACAGTGATGAACAAGATATACACTGGCTGGCTGGTGTTGAACCACTCCCAGGCATCTAAGTCAGGACAGTCAGTCCCATTGGAGTTGCTTTGGTCTCCATATGAAGCTGTGGTGCCGAAGCCTGGGATGCTGTGGAGAGCAGAAAGCAAAGACAAttaaacactgacattaaagcAGTTTCAGAATTTATGAAATACGCTTGCTGACAGTTAGATTAAAGGATCGATACAACCCTCATGATTGTTCAGTAAGTAAGTAGCTGGACTGATTAGCCTACCTTAGCAGAAAGACATATATCActgatcctctcatctaactctcggcaGAAAGTGAATAGTTTTAATCCACAAAAtattgaactattcctttacaCATTTGAACAAAGACCATTTATAATAAGGAATATGTATTTAAACTTTTCAAGTTAAGCCACATGCACAGCGTGTGCTCATATCATAGCCCACAAAATATTTACACTACTTAGAAAATACACCACTGTATCACTGAAATTAAACTTAAACCTAACATAATATTATTTAACTGTTGACATGTGTTGGTTCATCAGTGAATCTCCTTTGTgcttattcctctgtgtgaTTTGTTGTTGGGATTGTTTGGATGTGCCTTTGCCCACTGCGGAAATGTTCAATAGGGTCATCCCCTGACTTGGCTTTTGTTTGCACTGGAACAGATTTCGAAACAGTCTCTACTTGTACGGCTTGTTACTTTCCAGCAGTGAGCTTTCTACTGCACTAAAACAAGATAAGCTACCATTATAACATTACTGAACAATTACTGGGGTAATTGAGCATCTACAAACAGCTGATCAACACCTGAGCTCTGTGAGCACCAACTACACACCCAATCATAAAACACAGCGGTGCATTTAAATGCCCATCTCATTCTGTAAATCTTGCTGCTACTGCAATTTGCTGAACTGCGATCTTTACATCCACCATCTACCAGCCCTGCCTGTCTCCATAAATCCCATAAGTGTTGGCGTCTAAGGAGTGTAGTACATGTTTGCCATGTTGCAATAATGAGAAACAGGCTTCACTCTGTTCACCCTAATTCCTCTGTGGTTGTTTGACATCATCTTACTCATCCAGGAATCAGTCTTACACTGAGCCATTACTTCAGAGTcatctgtatttttaaatgatACTCAACACATATGAGAGCGATTTTGAATCAGAATGAAAAAGAATCAATAACTGAGTTAAGAATGTAGGTCTTCATCAAAAGTGtcaagagtttgtttttgttgccataAACAGAAGATACCATCTCCATGGCAGTGGGCAAACTGAGGGCATGAGCAACTGTTGCGAAATTCAACATGTTTTCTACAATAACCAAATTCTGACATTTATAAAACGCATGATCTTCAGTATAGTTCTTATACATGACACAAAGAAGTCAAtgtcatttcaattcaattttctgctcttttctgctACTATTGGTTTATCAGCATAGTACAAACAAAACTTTTCTAGAAAATGTATATTccaaaaagagagggaggtaCTGCTCACTGACATGTAACactaaacatgtttgctaaaaGACATGTCTCTTCTGGAAAATTCCAGTTTTTCATCTCCTTGAGATTTTTtagctgtgttttactgttctGTAAGTTAAGACTGACATGAAATTTTTATAAAGCACAACACCACTGTAAGTTGCCAGTTCTGAGTGTTTAAGCAGAGAATGTATCAATGTCAATGTGAAATTTTTTGCAATATACAAACCAAATGAAGCTTATACATACCTTGTCGGTTGAAGAGTCATTTTTCCTGAGTATGTCCAGATGTGAAATGTCCAGATGCCTGGTTACGTTGCTCCAGTGCCCTCCCTTACTCTACTCAGTCTGCGTCTGACTCGCTCTCTTCAAGACAACTATAATTAAACTGATGTCAGCCAAAACGTCATACTTCAGTCTAcatactgtctgtctctctctctcctgtttgtccCCTATCCACCTCTTAGTAAGATTACGCAcagcatgtttatgtgtttgtgacCTGGCATAGTTAATGTTTACTTGCTGCATGTTTTATGGCTGAACAAAGATCTCCAGGATTGGAAATGTGTTCAGATATGCATAATCATCCCGCCCATGTTGGAGGTGTTAAAGATTTTGCTGCTGAATGCTCAGTGTTGAAAATTATATTGTAACTTAaatttttaaaatttttcttattttcttgtcAGTATGCAGCTACTTGAGCTGGCAGTTgatgttaaaaacacaaatgcataaaGACAAGTTTCTTTTTGAACACACAGTAGTTCaagtgtcaaaaacaaacaaaatcgTCTTGCTGAGGACTGAGGTAGCATTTTGCCCAATGGCAATGTTGGTACACTATTTGCATTATAAAAATAAGGAATATTTCAAAGATTTCTCTGTTACACTGTCACACTTGCATGTGGGGCTGCAGGGAAACAAAGGGTCAACCACACAGGCAGACTGGCAGAAGAATAAAAAGCCAACTCTAATAACTAAAGTTTAATCCAGCAACAAAACAGGGAGGCGGCAAACTGCAGGAGCAGGCAGGggcaaaaagaagaagcaatCCTAATTACCAAACATTCCAAAAATAGCAAATTAATAAAGCTCGGGCTGGAGACAAATGCAAGACAACTGAAAGAGGTAAAACACAGTGACTAAATACACAAGAGAGGGAGGACTAATGAGAAACAGGTGAAACTAATTAGCAATCACAAGGgggaagagacaaagacaggaaataaaacaaaacacaacacatggagAGAAACGCTTTCAACACAAAACAGTGAATAACAAAACCTGAAACCATGACAGTACACCCCTTCAAGGGAGAGCTCCTAGACAtccatttaaaaacaagtcCAAAAAAGTCAGGCAACATGAGTGGAAGGGAGTGTGGAAGGAAGGACACAGTGGGCAGAGCCAAAGAGCAGAGCAGGTGTGGAGGTCAGGCTGGAGGACAACCAGATGGATGGAACTACTCTGGAAAACAGACAGGAGGATGACCAGGAGATTCAGATCGCTTTTGAGGACTGGCCTCCAGAGGTTGGGCTGGAGACTGGTGACATAGGCGGGACCCCTCTGGAGGCCGTCAACATGGCTGGAGTGCTGGACCAGAGATGACCTGAACTGGAGGCCAGCAACAGGCCAGCAGGAATGGAGGCTGGCAACAGGGCAGCAGGACTGAAGGCCAATGACAGAAAGACTGTCAGGGAAACCTGTGGAgccagagaaacaggaagttgatGGAACACCAccacagcagactgctgcagctcaacagGATCAGGAGATAGCTGCAACACTAGCACTGAAGACTGCTGCAGCCCAGGATTGTGGTAACAGCTGCAGTTCTGGCTCAGTGGATCACTGCAGCACATGAGCAGGAGACTGGTGCAGCTCTGGAGCAGATGTTGGCCTGACCGCTGACTGGGAACCAGAAGCAGATGTCAGATGCAGCTCAGACCCAGGAATTGGAGAATCATCAGCCCTCAGCCCAGGAACTCCAAGGCACTGGGCAGCAGTGGAGATGAGCAACTGGGCAGCTGACGTCAGTGGGAGCAACCCTTCCTTCTGGAGGGCTTTTCAAAGATGTCTCCAGGACAGAATCAGACACAGGACTGGCTGCTTTCATGTTAGCTAACTGGTTAACTCACCCAAGGCTAGCAGTCTGGTGGCTGTCTACCTCTATAGCAAGGTCCAGGAGAAAAGAACCTGGAGCTGGATGTCAGGAGCTGAACAACAGACTGGAGACTTCAGGAGCTTTGCTCTCTTGTGGGACAGTTCTGATAGCTGTCTGGGTCCTCCAGAAAGGAGACTCCTGCTAGTTGTTGTGGATTCCGGTAGGAAGCTAACCAACTCAGAAACAGGAACTGGCTGAAGGCTGGCAGGCCAAGCTGACAAGCTGACTCTGCAGCTAGAGCTGGGAGAAGGCTAGCAGGTTGGTGGCTAGCCAACTCAGGAGATAGGGCTGGCAGGAGGTTAGCTGGCCTGAGAGAATCTGGTTGGCTGTTTGCAGTTCCAGTTCCAAAGATTCATTTGTGATCACTGTAGTGGCACTGACTCACACTAATCAGCTTGCTGTGCTTGTCACTA
This window of the Chaetodon auriga isolate fChaAug3 chromosome 14, fChaAug3.hap1, whole genome shotgun sequence genome carries:
- the LOC143331813 gene encoding B2 bradykinin receptor-like, which gives rise to MTLQPTSIPGFGTTASYGDQSNSNGTDCPDLDAWEWFNTSQPVYILFITVLGIVFNVFVLMVFCLHKKPCTVAEIYLSNLAAADLVLVSCLPFWAVNIANDFNWPFGQFLCKVVNQGIKMNAYSSIYFLVLVSIDRYVALVHTMSYGRMRRPKYAKLGCLLMWGFGLLLTVPTLIFRKVKHFPEYGIHACFLDYPNRTVEHVCNGMLIVISFIIPISIILFCTIKIIQALKIQALEKFNAEKTEQRATTLMLVVLLAFLICWVPFHMITILDVLLQANILQGCHLTNVLDICNQVFTYFAFFNSVLNPILYVIVGKNFRKKVREVLNQWNNKKKESSESTRSNLSSTLKTLA